In Trifolium pratense cultivar HEN17-A07 linkage group LG7, ARS_RC_1.1, whole genome shotgun sequence, a genomic segment contains:
- the LOC123895921 gene encoding uncharacterized protein LOC123895921, whose product MDRSWMRANRLSTEYRHGVMEFLQFAESNAELERPPPEFPPLFLCPCINCANKEPKRTKKEIMNHLICDGICQNYTQWIWHGEVVATPSVSHRESGSVDIDDRLEDMMRDIGEDSFKRAHVYETLCSDKDEPLYPGCTNFTRLSAVLKLFNLKAKNGWTDKSFTELLELLIQMLPEGNVMPNRYYEAKKVLCPMGLEYEKIHACPNDCILYRKEFVNYNHCPTCKASRYKKKDGDSSDDEVTKTGPPAKVVWYLPIISRFKRLFANANDAKNLRWHAEERKCDGQIRHVADSLQWKKIDSLFPNFGKESRNLRLGLATDGMNPFGNQSTNHSSWPVLLMIYNLSPWLCMKRKYIMLSMMISGPRQPGNDIDVYLSPLIDDLKVLWEEGVDVFDSYSGEQFNMRAMLFCTINDFPAYGNLSGYSVKGHNACPICEKKTCYKQLKNGKKTVYLGHRKFLNRYHPYRRLRKAFDGDQENGVAPTPLTGEEVYERQRDINVVFGKCQKPKGRVPKAKVPKAESESVKRKKQPVVKSIWKKRSVFFDLPYWSSLDVRHCIDVMHVEKNVCDSVIGTLLDIKGKTKDGAHARLDMDLMGIRQELIPQKINDKTYLPPACHTLSKDEKTSFCKCLQSIKVPHGYSSNVKSLVSMKDLKLIGLKSHDCHVLMQQLLPVAIRGILPDNVRKAICRLCLFFNAICCKAIDPLKLDELENEAAVILCQLEMYFPPSFFDIMVHLIVHLVREIRLCGPIYLRWMYPIERYMKILKGYTKNPHRPEASIVERYIAEEAIEFCSNYLSEVDAIGVPKSRHDGRCDGVGTQGLNVKSMHIDIILQAHLYILNNTDEVQPYLSAHKSIIKKMHDKMNEKWVLREHNKKFSEWFKEKVCQDDSVSDTIKWLSYEPKCNILTWSAYDINKTSFYTKSKDDRSTMQNSGVMIVAESMHFSSSKDKNPVMASTPYFGVIEEIWEVDYVVFKVPLFKCKWIDINNGVRIDELGFTLVDLCKLAYKDEPFIMASQAKQVFYVKDPSNERWSVVLQGKNVHGSYENQELDISEIPPFSTDVPTFIEENEEDDVHAAIRLDHDEGIWD is encoded by the coding sequence ATGGACCGTAGTTGGATGAGAGCTAATCGATTAAGTACTGAGTACAGACATGGAGTGATGGAATTTCTACAGTTTGCGGAAAGTAATGCTGAACTAGAACGTCCTCCTCCTGAATTTCCTCCACTTTTTCTATGTCCGTGTATAAATTGTGCAAATAAAGAACCAAAACGTACTAAGAAAGAAATCATGAATCATCTAATTTGTGACgggatttgtcaaaattatacacaatGGATATGGCACGGTGAAGTAGTAGCAACGCCAAGTGTGTCCCATAGAGAAAGTGGTAGTGTGGATATCGATGATCGACTAGAAGACATGATGCGTGATATTGGAGAAGATTCGTTTAAGAGGGCGCATGTGTATGAAACTTTATGCAGTGACAAGGATGAACCATTGTATCCGGGATGCACAAATTTTACCCGTTTGTCTGCGgtgttaaaattgtttaatttgaaaGCAAAAAATGGGTGGACCGACAAAAGTTTCACTGAATTGCTTGAATTGTTGATACAAATGCTTCCAGAAGGTAATGTAATGCCAAATCGTTATTACGAGGCGAAAAAAGTATTGTGTCCAATGGGTTTGGAGTATGAAAAGATACATGCATGCCCTAATGATTGTATATTATACCGAAAAGAGTTTGTAAACTATAATCATTGTCCGACATGTAAGGCGTCTCgctacaaaaagaaagatggtgATTCTAGTGATGATGAGGTGACCAAAACGGGTCCTCCCGCGAAAGTCGTATGGTACCTACCAATAATTTCAAGGTTCAAGAGATTGTTTGCTAATGCAAATGACGCAAAGAATCTTAGATGGCATGcagaagagagaaaatgtgatGGCCAAATTCGCCATGTAGCTGATTCTTTGCAATGGAAGAAAATTGACTCTTTGTTTCCAAATTTTGGCAAAGAGTCGAGAAACCTTAGACTTGGACTTGCTACTGATGGAATGAATCCGTTTGGTAATCAAAGTACTAACCATAGTTCATGGCCTGTTCTCCTGATGATTTACAACCTATCTCCTTGGTTGTGCATGAAgcgtaaatatattatgttatcgaTGATGATTTCAGGCCCAAGACAACCAGGAAATGACATAGATGTTTATCTAAGTCCactaattgatgatttgaaagtGTTGTGGGAGGAAGGAGTGGATGTTTTTGATTCGTATTCTGGTGAACAGTTCAACATGCGTGCCATGTTGTTTTGCACCATCAACGACTTTCCGGCATACGGCAATTTGTCTGGGTATTCCGTTAAAGGGCATAATGCGTGTCccatatgtgaaaaaaaaacatgttataaGCAACtgaaaaatggaaagaagacTGTTTATCTTGGCCACCGAAAATTTCTAAATCGTTATCATCCATATCGTAGATTGCGAAAAGCTTTTGACGGAGACCAAGAGAATGGTGTTGCTCCAACGCCCTTAACTGGAGAGGAAGTTTATGAACGACAACGAGACATTAATGTTGTCTTCGGAAAGTGCCAAAAGCCAAAAGGGAGAGTGCCAAAAGCGAAAGTGCCAAAAGCCGAAAGTGAAAGTGTCAAAAGGAAAAAGCAGCCTGTTGTGAAAAGTATATGGAAAAAGAGGTCAGTGTTCTTTGATCTTCCATATTGGTCTAGTCTTGATGTAAGACATTGTATTGATGTGATGCACGTGGAGAAAAATGTATGTGATAGTGTAATTGGAACACTTCTCGACATTAAAGGCAAGACAAAAGATGGTGCACATGCTCGTCTtgatatggatttgatgggTATACGACAAGAGTTAATACCACAAAAAATCAATGACAAGACATATTTGCCTCCCGCGTGTCACACTTTGTCTAAAGACGAGAAAACAAGTTTTTGCAAGTGTTTACAAAGTATCAAAGTGCCACATGGTTACTCGTCAAATGTCAAGAGCCTTGTATCAATGAAAGATCTCAAATTAATCGGCTTAAAATCTCATGATTGTCATGTCTTGATGCAACAACTACTACCTGTGGCTATTCGTGGGATATTGCCCGATAATGTTAGGAAAGCTATATGCAGGTTGTGCTTATTCTTCAATGCAATATGTTGTAAAGCAATTGATCCATTGAAGTTAGACGAGTTGGAAAACGAAGCTGCAGTTATCTTGTGTCAATTGGAGATGTATTTTCCTCcttcattttttgacattatGGTTCATTTGATTGTTCATCTAGTAAGGGAGATTAGATTGTGTGGCCCAATTTATTTACGGTGGATGTATCCAATAGAGCGATACATGAAGATCCTAAAAGGGTATACAAAAAACCCACACCGTCCGGAAGCTTCGATTGTTGAGAGGTACATTGCAGAAGAAGCTATTGAGTTTTGTTCAAACTATTTGTCAGAAGTGGATGCTATAGGGGTTCCCAAGTCTCGTCATGATGGAAGATGTGACGGTGTGGGCACGCAAGGTTTAAATGTCAAGAGCATGCATATTGATATAATTCTTCAAGCGCATTTGTATATATTGAATAACACTGATGAAGTTCAACCTTACTTGTCTGCTCACAAAAGCATCATAAAGAAAATGCACGATAAGATGAATGAAAAATGGGTGTTAAGAGAGCATAATAAGAAATTCTCAGAGTGGTTTAAAGAAAAGGTCTGCCAAGATGATAGTGTTTCCGATACAATAAAGTGGTTGTCCTATGAGCCTAAATGTAACATATTGACTTGGAGTGCATATGATATTAACAAAACTTCCTTTTATACAAAATCAAAGGATGACCGCAGTACCATGCAAAATAGTGGGGTTATGATTGTGGCAGAGTCCATGCACTTCTCtagttccaaagataaaaatccggTTATGGCATCTACACCCTACTTTGGGGTGATTGAAGAGATCTGGGAGGTTGATTACGTTGTGTTTAAAGTGCCTTTATTTAAATGCAAATGGATTGATATCAACAATGGTGTGAGAATTGATGAATTAGGATTTACACTAGTTGATCTTTGCAAGTTAGCTTATAAAGACGAACCTTTCATCATGGCATCCCAAGCAAAACAGGTGTTTTATGTCAAAGATCCTTCTAATGAACGGTGGTCGGTGGTTCTACAAGGAAAAAATGTGCATGGTAGTTATGAAAATCAAGAGCTTGATATTTCCGAAATTCCTCCTTTCTCAACAGATGTGCCTACCTTCATTGAAGAAAACGAAGAGGATGATGTGCATGCAGCTATTCGTTTAGATCATGACGAAGGAATATGGGATTAG
- the LOC123899128 gene encoding uncharacterized protein LOC123899128, giving the protein MADSTDNSAETSQSNKKSVRGPTMLKAIENVRKTGIKIPLQFDLETGECYGNNASHFKSYVALLTRERCSIAKELWKHIPEGVKNAMWTDIKAIFVIPEFDDAKKSDHFKKIWFHYAGERWKDFKSRLTRTYITDPKPDDVPPYVKYPYIKKDIWEEFVKYRQTSDFKEKSQKGRENHAKNVYPHVLSRGGYKRLEEQMINEKRQSLSKDSSGLTDDDRHPSPPERYETWTRARQKKGGEFTSEPVKKVAEKIEKIVEDSKKGDFVPTGRHDVLTEAIGTPEHGGSVRGVGKKHNITTYWGRSKVSRQRQGIDVKEQLAAFKADLEAKFEEKLAQERKMMQDSLMETLKSMGLSQTSDTNNRVMVPEACAEQVVVTGSAKGSCSPAPVKMQNELKEVVVTESAKGSRSPAPVAEAEDNMDDVQKLLIMVLKKGDDHLDVQLTHCSMCTNFLMSCKCIRELLVGFIWLDMTTISVWCSYIHRLCIENNTTNVYGILEPSFLNIVGDAGKKSDQRISQSKCKKYIQHKLENEKKECQLLPFNHGGHWQLIILCPKINTVVVICSLHWKLNPIMEKIVSSVFTVDQMANGNRKNNTVWLYPQARKQYNSNDCGYYVMKNMLDIVTAKITDSWMEVFNDPKELTAEEMYELRLRWSTYFLSLLEG; this is encoded by the exons ATGGCTGATTCAACCGACAACTCTGCTGAAACTAgtcaaagtaataaaaaaagtgTTAGAGGTCCCACTATGTTGAAAGCAATTGAAAACGTTCGTAAAACGGGTATAAAGATCCCTCTCCAGTTTGATCTAGAAACTGGAGAGTGTTATGGTAACAATGCCTCCCATTTTAAGAGTTACGTAGCACTtcttactcgagaaagatgCAGTATTGCGAAAGAGTTGTGGAAACATATACCTGAAGGAGTAAAGAATGCTATGTGGACAGATATTAAG GCTATTTTTGTTATACCTGAGTTTGATGATGCAAAAAAGAGtgatcattttaagaaaatatggtTTCACTATGCGGGGGAGCGATGGAAAGATTTTAAATCACGGTTGACTAGAACTTATATCACAGACCCCAAACCAGATGACGTTCCTCCATACGTCAAGTATCCTTACATCAAAAAAGATATATGGGAAGAGTTTGTGAAGTATCGACAGACCTCTGATTTTAAG GAAAAAAGTCAAAAGGGTAGGGAGAATCATGCAAAGAATGTTTACCCACATGTATTATCCCGTGGCGGGTATAAGAGGCTCGAGGAGCAGATGATCAATGAAAAGAGACAATCCTTATCGAAAGATAGTTCTGGCTTAACTGATGATGATCGTCATCCATCTCCACCGGAACGCTATGAGACATGGACGAGAGCACGACAAAAGAAAGGGGGAGAATTCACATCTGAGCCTGTAAAAAAAGTTGCTGAGAAAATT GAGAAAATTGTTGAAGACTCAAAAAAGGGTGACTTTGTTCCAACGGGACGTCACGATGTCCTAACAGAAGCCATTGGAACACCTGAGCATGGTGGTAGTGTTCGTGGTGTtggaaaaaaacataacattacCACTTACTGGGGAAGATCAAAGGTTTCACGTCAAAGACAAGGTATAGATGTCAAAGAGCAACTAGCAGCATTTAAAGCAGATTTGGAAGCTAAGTTTGAGGAAAAGTTGGCGCAAGAGCGTAAGATGATGCAAGATTCTCTTATGGAGACACTAAAGTCCATGGGTTTATCCCAAACCTCTGATACAAATAATAGAGTCATGGTACCTGAAGCTTGTGCTGAACAAGTTGTTGTCACCGGAAGCGCAAAAGGGAGTTGTTCTCCTGCACCGGTCAAGATGCAAAATGAACTCAAGGAGGTTGTTGTCACTGAAAGCGCAAAAGGAAGTCGTTCTCCTGCACCGGTAGCAGAGGCTGAAGATAACATGGACGATGTTCAGAAATTGTTAATCATGGTTCTGAAAAAGGGTGATGATCATTTGGATGTACAATTAACTCATTGTTCAATGTGTACTAATTTTCTCATGTCTTGCAAGTGTATAAGAGAGTTGTTGGTGGGTTTTATTTGGCTCGACATGACTACTATAAGTGTTTGGTGCTC gTACATTCATCGTTTATGCATTGAAAACAACACCACAAATGTATATGGAATTTTGGAACCAAGTTTTCTGAACATTGTTGGTGATGCTGGGAAAAAAAGTGATCagagaatatctcaaagtaAATGCAAGAAATACATCCAGCATAAgttagaaaatgaaaagaaagagtgtCAATTATTACCATTTAACCATGG AGGACATTGGCAGTTGATAATACTTTGTCCAAAGATAAATACCGTGGTTGTTATTTGTTCACTACATTGGAAACTTAATCCAATAATGGagaaaattgtttcaag TGTTTTTACGGTTGATCAAATGGCGAATGGCAATAGAAAGAACAATACCGTATGGCTTTATCCACAA gcgaggaaacaatataattcaaatgacTGTGGATactatgtaatgaaaaatatgttggacaTTGTCACTGCTAAGATAACTGATTCTTGGATGgag GTATTTAATGACCCAAAAGAGTTAACAGCTGAGGAGATGTATGAATTGCGATTACGTTggtcaacatattttttgtCGTTATTGGAGGGTTAA